A genome region from Arthrobacter agilis includes the following:
- a CDS encoding septum formation family protein, which produces MKSVVVRGAVGLSVALFLFGATGCAILEPDLPAPDRDQAGDLVAESETNAAALLVGDCTSTLASAEQAEAAASGESFDVYEVTAIPCEDEHVFEAFAVTTLPDGEYLGESWAIDLADEFCTTEFEEFVGLAYDESELWFSYIYPNNEGWTWKDDRQILCFISMTDEAPTTGTLAGAKR; this is translated from the coding sequence TTGAAGTCTGTCGTTGTGCGAGGTGCCGTCGGGCTGTCGGTAGCGCTGTTTCTCTTCGGAGCTACCGGGTGCGCCATACTCGAGCCCGACCTGCCGGCGCCTGATCGGGATCAGGCAGGTGATCTCGTTGCCGAGTCGGAGACGAATGCTGCTGCTCTCCTGGTCGGTGACTGCACCTCGACCCTGGCATCTGCTGAACAAGCAGAAGCCGCGGCTTCCGGTGAAAGTTTCGACGTCTACGAGGTGACCGCTATTCCGTGCGAGGACGAACACGTCTTCGAGGCCTTTGCTGTCACGACGCTGCCCGATGGTGAGTATCTGGGCGAGTCATGGGCCATCGACTTGGCCGACGAGTTCTGCACCACCGAGTTCGAGGAGTTCGTCGGGCTGGCCTATGACGAATCCGAGCTGTGGTTCAGCTACATCTACCCCAACAATGAGGGCTGGACGTGGAAGGACGACCGCCAGATCCTCTGCTTCATCTCCATGACGGACGAGGCTCCCACGACCGGCACCCTCGCCGGAGCCAAGCGCTGA
- a CDS encoding alpha/beta fold hydrolase — protein MAERWTRIDGVDVFYRESSALTDSPVMMHLHGFGLSGRYLLPTAERLRDEFHTLVPDLPGFGRSGKALNPLDVPDLADAAARFLDDRHIASATLVGNSMGCPVICEFAYSHPERLDRAVLVSPAGGVHNQPLGRALRQLARDGAREPIGMMRVAAPDYLRFGVPSTVRMFRALTRYPSLDRLLALKSPTLVVIGDRDPLMPSPARIREVASRTDNNVLMVIIEGAAHAINFSNPGELAHVISQFMSDEPIVDNPDEPGHSRSYEIHRGTLHPQNGP, from the coding sequence TTGGCAGAACGTTGGACGAGGATCGACGGCGTCGATGTCTTCTACCGGGAATCGTCCGCCCTGACCGATTCGCCAGTCATGATGCACCTGCACGGCTTCGGCCTTTCCGGCCGGTACCTCCTGCCGACGGCGGAACGTCTCCGGGACGAGTTCCACACGTTGGTCCCGGATCTTCCGGGATTCGGACGCAGCGGGAAGGCGCTCAATCCCCTCGACGTGCCCGATCTCGCCGACGCAGCCGCCAGGTTCCTCGACGATCGTCATATCGCGTCGGCCACCCTTGTCGGCAATTCCATGGGGTGTCCGGTCATCTGCGAATTCGCCTACAGTCATCCTGAGCGCCTGGATCGGGCAGTCCTCGTCTCGCCGGCCGGGGGAGTGCACAATCAGCCGTTAGGACGCGCCCTGCGGCAACTCGCCCGCGATGGTGCGCGCGAACCGATCGGGATGATGCGCGTGGCCGCCCCGGACTACCTCAGGTTCGGTGTCCCCAGCACCGTCAGGATGTTTCGCGCTCTCACGCGGTACCCGTCCCTTGATCGTTTGCTGGCCTTGAAGAGTCCGACCCTGGTGGTCATCGGCGACCGGGATCCGTTGATGCCGAGCCCCGCTCGGATCCGCGAGGTCGCGAGCCGCACGGACAACAACGTCTTGATGGTGATCATCGAGGGGGCGGCGCACGCTATCAACTTCAGCAATCCCGGCGAACTGGCTCACGTCATCAGCCAGTTCATGTCAGATGAACCGATCGTCGACAATCCTGATGAGCCCGGGCACTCCCGCTCCTACGAGATCCACCGTGGAACTCTCCACCCGCAGAACGGACCCTGA